The Humulus lupulus chromosome 4, drHumLupu1.1, whole genome shotgun sequence genome has a window encoding:
- the LOC133829531 gene encoding protein C2-DOMAIN ABA-RELATED 4-like, whose translation MGDTTTENSGGRPSSSLMDSLLGLLRIRVKRGINLAVRDVRSSDPYLVVKMGKQKLKTRVIKKDVNPEWNEDLTLSVTDPNLPIMLTVYDHDTFSMDDKMGDAEFNIKSYIEALKMNLEDLPSGTIITRVQPSRQNCLAEESCIMWSEGKVVQDLCLRLRNVECGEVEVQLQWIDLPGCKGL comes from the exons ATGGGGGATACGACGACAGAAAACAGTGGGGGGAGACCATCGTCGTCTCTAATGGACAGTTTGCTCGGACTCCTCAGAATCCGAGTCAAACGAGGCATTAATCTTGCCGTTCGCGATGTCCGCAGCAGCGATCCCTATCTTGTTGTCAAGATGGGAAAACAG aAACTGAAGACACGCGTGATTAAGAAGGATGTTAACCCTGAGTGGAATGAAGATCTAACTCTTTCTGTTACAGACCCTAATCTTCCTATTATGTTG ACAGTATACGACCATGACACATTTAGCATGGATGACAAAATGGGAGATGCAGAAttcaacataaaatcatacatcGAAGCTCTGAAGATGAACTTAGAAGACCTTCCGAGTGGGACCATAATCACGAGAGTACAGCCAAGCAGGCAAAACTGCTTGGCCGAAGAAAGCTGCATCATGTGGAGTGAAGGCAAAGTGGTTCAAGATCTCTGCCTCAGATTGAGAAATGTCGAATGTGGTGAAGTAGAAGTTCAACTCCAATGGATTGACCTTCCTGGTTGTAAGGGTTTATAA
- the LOC133831665 gene encoding uncharacterized protein LOC133831665, whose translation MKMNRNTIERGRGKNKHYWTHDEDAALLDSLHELYQNALWRADCGFKNGYLAQLEIMVERKLPGCELKASPHIESRIKTLKAKYYALSEMLSQKGFSWNDKQSILVCERSVYNDWVKIHKEANGLYGKQFLHYNILKEIYGKERTTGAVVRISNVDKKEDGIHEDDLPIDVDLHSNRGVDVNVETQNDGSDSSEDYEVSYTQQPSSHRRRCKSLENSPSVSIRDRRVKIRLMEEMDKNFGKMAASIATMAQKIEGLTNFWSNNREVADMQSKLDKELTRIEGLTELQVFRATNMLATKHDLLRVFFSMSTERKKSYVFNLLEFGI comes from the exons ATGAAAATGAATAGAAATACCATAGAAAGAGGAAGAGGTAAGAACAAACACTATTGGACACATGATGAGGATGCTGCATTACTTGATTCATTGCACGAATTGTATCAAAACGCCCTCTGGCGAGCTGATTGCGGCTTCAAGAATGGGTACTTAGCTCAATTAGAGATCATGGTGGAAAGGAAGTTGCCTGGTTGTGAATTAAAGGCATCTCCGCATATCGAATCGCGAATCAAAACATTGAAGGCAAAATATTATGCTTTATCTGAGATGTTATCTCAGAAAGGCTTTAGTTGGAATGATAAACAGAGTATACTTGTATGTGAAAGAAGTGTGTATAATGATTGGGTGAAG ATTCACAAAGAAGCAAATGGACTATATGGTAAACAGTTTTTGCACTATAACATATTGAAGGAGATTTATGGTAAGGAGCGTACCACTGGTGCCGTTGTACGTATTTCGAATGTAGACAAGAAGGAGGATGGGATTCATGAAGATGATTTGCCTATAGATGTAGATTTGCATTCAAACCGTGGTGTTGATGTGAATGTGGAGACTCAAAATGATGGTTCAGATTCTTCAGAAGATTACGAAGTATCGTATACTCAACAACCAAGTAGCCATAGGCGTCGATGCAAATCACTAGAAAATAGCCCGAGTGTTTCAATTCGCGATCGAAGGGTTAAAATTAGGTTGATGGAGGAGATGGATAAGAATTTTGGGAAAATGGCAGCTTCTATAGCAACAATGGCACAGAAGATTGAAGGTTTGACTAACTTTTGGTCAAATAATAGAGAGGTGGCTGATATGCAATCTAAACTTGATAAAGAGTTAACTAGAATTGAAGGATTAACTGAATTGCAAGTCTTCAGAGCTACAAACATGTTGGCTACAAAACATGATTTGTTGAGAGTGTTCTTTTCAATGTCTACAGAAAGGAAGAAATCATATGTTTTCAACCTCCTAGAGTTTGGGATTTAG